Proteins co-encoded in one Stutzerimonas stutzeri genomic window:
- a CDS encoding NADH:ubiquinone reductase (Na(+)-transporting) subunit D gives MTMSQPTIKEVLFNPVFNNNPIGLQILGICSALAVTSNLKTALVMSVALTLVVAFSNLFISMIRSQIPGSIRMIVQMVIIASLVIVVDQVLKAYAFSLSKQLSVFVGLIITNCIVMGRAEAFAMQNPPVLSFFDGLGNGLGYSAMLIALGIVRELFGAGKLMGYTILPVVNDGGWYQPNGLLLLPPSAFFLIGLFIWGIRSWKKEQVEKPSFKMAPQVSSKEAY, from the coding sequence TTGACCATGTCGCAACCTACTATCAAAGAAGTCCTGTTCAATCCGGTCTTCAACAACAACCCCATCGGCCTGCAGATCCTCGGGATCTGTTCGGCGCTGGCGGTCACCTCCAACCTCAAGACCGCACTGGTAATGTCCGTTGCGCTGACGCTGGTGGTGGCGTTTTCCAACTTGTTCATCTCGATGATCCGCAGCCAGATCCCGGGCTCGATCCGCATGATCGTGCAGATGGTGATCATTGCCTCGCTGGTGATCGTGGTCGATCAGGTGCTCAAGGCTTATGCCTTCTCGCTGTCCAAGCAGCTGTCGGTATTCGTCGGTCTGATCATCACCAACTGCATCGTGATGGGGCGTGCGGAAGCCTTTGCCATGCAGAACCCACCGGTGCTGTCGTTCTTCGACGGCCTGGGTAACGGGCTCGGCTACAGTGCAATGCTCATCGCGCTCGGCATCGTTCGCGAGCTGTTCGGCGCCGGCAAGCTGATGGGTTACACCATTCTGCCAGTGGTCAACGATGGCGGTTGGTACCAGCCAAACGGTCTGCTGCTGCTGCCACCATCGGCGTTCTTCCTGATCGGTCTGTTCATCTGGGGCATCCGTAGCTGGAAGAAAGAGCAGGTCGAGAAGCCGTCGTTCAAGATGGCGCCGCAGGTCTCGAGCAAGGAGGCTTACTAA
- the nqrE gene encoding NADH:ubiquinone reductase (Na(+)-transporting) subunit E, with amino-acid sequence MEHYISLFVRAVFIENMALAFFLGMCTFIAISKKVETAIGLGIAVIVVQAITVPANNLIYTYLLKAGALSWAGLPEVDLSFLGLLSYIGVIAAIVQILEMLLDKYVPSLYNALGVFLPLITVNCAIMGGTLFMVERDYNLAESTVYGFGSGASWALAIMLLAGIREKLKYSDVPEGLQGLGITFITIGLMSLGFMSFSGVQL; translated from the coding sequence ATGGAGCACTACATCAGCCTGTTCGTCCGTGCCGTGTTCATCGAGAACATGGCGCTGGCCTTCTTCCTCGGCATGTGTACCTTCATCGCGATCTCGAAGAAGGTGGAAACCGCGATTGGCCTCGGCATCGCGGTGATCGTGGTGCAAGCCATCACGGTCCCGGCCAACAACCTGATCTACACCTACCTGCTCAAGGCCGGTGCGCTGTCGTGGGCAGGCCTGCCGGAAGTGGATCTCAGCTTCCTGGGTCTGCTCAGCTACATCGGCGTGATCGCGGCCATCGTGCAGATCCTCGAGATGCTCCTCGATAAGTACGTACCGAGTCTGTACAACGCGCTGGGCGTGTTCCTGCCGCTGATTACCGTGAACTGCGCCATCATGGGCGGCACCCTGTTCATGGTCGAGCGGGACTACAACCTTGCCGAAAGTACGGTGTACGGCTTCGGCTCCGGCGCTTCCTGGGCACTGGCGATCATGCTGCTGGCCGGCATCCGCGAGAAGCTCAAGTACAGCGACGTACCGGAGGGGCTGCAGGGACTGGGTATCACCTTCATCACCATCGGCCTGATGTCGCTAGGCTTCATGTCATTCTCTGGCGTACAGCTGTAA
- the nqrF gene encoding NADH:ubiquinone reductase (Na(+)-transporting) subunit F, translating to MMSYEIFLAIGMFTAIVLALVVIILAARAKLVSSGDVSIEINGERTITVPAGGKLLQTLAANNIFLSSACGGGGTCAQCKCIVESGGGEMLPTEESHFTRREAGEGWRLSCQTPVKADMKIEVPEEVFGVKKWECTVLSNPNVATFIKELTLKLPEGENVDFRAGGYVQLECPPHEVRYKDFDIQEEYRGDWDKFNQWKYVSKVNETVIRAYSMANYPEEVGLVKFNIRIASPPPGKDDLPPGKMSSWVFSLKPGDKVTVYGPFGEFFAKDTDAEMVFIGGGAGMAPMRSHIFDQLKRLKSKRKMSFWYGARSMREAFYVDEYDQLQAENENFEWHLALSDPQPEDNWEGPTGFIHNVLYENYLKDHPAPEDCEFYMCGPPMMNASVIKMLTDLGVEPENILLDDFGG from the coding sequence CTGATGAGTTACGAAATTTTCCTTGCCATCGGCATGTTCACCGCCATCGTGCTCGCGCTGGTGGTGATCATTCTCGCGGCGCGCGCCAAGCTGGTGTCCAGCGGCGACGTGAGTATCGAGATCAATGGCGAACGCACCATCACCGTTCCGGCTGGCGGCAAGTTGCTGCAGACCTTGGCCGCGAACAATATTTTCCTTTCGTCTGCCTGCGGCGGTGGCGGTACCTGCGCCCAGTGCAAATGCATCGTCGAAAGCGGTGGCGGCGAGATGTTGCCCACCGAAGAGTCGCACTTCACCCGCCGCGAGGCTGGCGAGGGCTGGCGTCTGTCCTGCCAGACTCCGGTCAAGGCGGATATGAAGATCGAGGTGCCTGAAGAGGTGTTCGGCGTGAAGAAGTGGGAGTGCACGGTACTCTCCAACCCGAACGTGGCGACCTTCATCAAGGAGCTGACCCTGAAGCTGCCGGAAGGCGAGAACGTCGACTTCCGCGCCGGCGGTTACGTCCAGCTGGAGTGCCCGCCGCATGAGGTTCGTTACAAGGACTTCGATATCCAAGAGGAATATCGCGGCGACTGGGACAAGTTCAACCAGTGGAAGTACGTTTCCAAGGTCAATGAGACCGTGATTCGAGCCTATTCCATGGCGAACTACCCGGAAGAGGTCGGTCTGGTCAAGTTCAACATCCGCATCGCGTCGCCGCCGCCAGGCAAGGACGATCTGCCACCAGGCAAGATGTCGTCCTGGGTCTTCAGCCTGAAGCCGGGCGACAAGGTCACCGTCTATGGTCCCTTCGGCGAGTTCTTCGCCAAGGATACCGACGCCGAGATGGTCTTCATCGGTGGTGGTGCCGGTATGGCGCCGATGCGTTCGCACATTTTCGATCAGCTCAAGCGCCTGAAATCCAAGCGCAAGATGAGCTTCTGGTACGGTGCGCGCTCCATGCGCGAGGCGTTCTACGTCGACGAATACGACCAGCTGCAAGCTGAGAATGAGAATTTTGAGTGGCATCTGGCACTGTCCGATCCGCAACCGGAGGACAACTGGGAAGGGCCGACCGGGTTCATTCACAACGTGCTTTACGAGAACTACCTGAAGGACCATCCGGCGCCTGAAGACTGCGAGTTCTATATGTGCGGACCGCCGATGATGAACGCGTCGGTCATCAAGATGCTGACCGATCTGGGCGTTGAACCGGAGAATATCCTGCTCGACGACTTCGGCGGCTAG
- a CDS encoding Na(+)-translocating NADH-quinone reductase subunit C — MSSQKESTVRTLVVALLVCLVCSVFVAGAAVALRPTQLENRQLDKQRSILAIAGLGEAGMSAKQVKALYKERIVAKLVDLETGKYSDEFDPNTFDPLVAAKDPQLSQALPGEEDIASIKRRERYSVVYTVEENGQLETLIMPVRGYGLWSTLYGFMAVKGDLNTVEGLGFYQHGETPGLGGEVDNPKWRGLWKGKELFSENGKLAIQVVKGGVDPQSPRADHQVDALAGATLTSNGVNHLLHFWLGENGFGPFIANLRAGEA, encoded by the coding sequence CTGGTTGTGGCCCTGCTGGTCTGCCTGGTCTGCTCGGTGTTCGTTGCGGGCGCGGCGGTCGCGCTACGTCCGACACAGCTGGAGAACCGCCAGCTGGATAAGCAGCGCAGCATCCTGGCGATCGCTGGGTTGGGTGAGGCGGGCATGTCCGCCAAGCAGGTAAAAGCGCTCTATAAGGAGCGTATCGTTGCCAAGCTGGTTGATCTGGAAACCGGTAAATACAGCGACGAGTTCGATCCGAATACCTTTGACCCTCTGGTTGCCGCCAAGGACCCGCAGCTGTCGCAAGCACTGCCGGGCGAGGAAGATATTGCCTCGATCAAGCGTCGCGAGCGCTACAGCGTCGTCTACACCGTCGAAGAAAATGGTCAGCTCGAGACGCTGATCATGCCGGTGCGTGGCTATGGTCTGTGGTCGACTCTCTATGGCTTCATGGCTGTCAAGGGCGACCTCAACACCGTCGAAGGGCTGGGTTTCTACCAGCATGGCGAGACCCCGGGTCTCGGCGGCGAAGTGGACAATCCCAAGTGGCGCGGCCTGTGGAAGGGTAAAGAGCTGTTCAGCGAGAACGGCAAACTGGCCATTCAGGTGGTCAAGGGCGGTGTCGATCCGCAGAGCCCGCGTGCCGACCATCAGGTCGACGCTCTGGCCGGTGCGACCCTGACCAGCAACGGGGTGAACCACCTGCTGCACTTCTGGCTGGGCGAGAACGGATTCGGTCCATTTATCGCTAACCTGCGCGCTGGGGAGGCTTGA